Proteins encoded within one genomic window of Equus caballus isolate H_3958 breed thoroughbred chromosome 20, TB-T2T, whole genome shotgun sequence:
- the COL11A2 gene encoding collagen alpha-2(XI) chain isoform X4, giving the protein MAEMTASHFGSEWVELCSPDRSGPCPAPCFCESFAGTLRFFQSGADGVRSTPPVDVLRALRFPSLPDGVRRARGICPADVAYRVSRPAQLSAPTRQLFPGGFPKDFSLLTVVRTRPGLQAPLLTLYSAQGVQQLGLELGRPVRFLYEDQTGRPQPPAQPVFRGVSLADGKWHRVAVAVKGQSVTLIVDCKKRVTRPLPRSAHPVLDTHGVIIFGARILDEEVFEGDVQELVIVPGVQAAYESCEQKELECEGGWKERPQKQQSHRTQRSPKQQPPRLHRPQNQEPQQQRPPSPRHRASPSPRGRRTPPRKPTPPAKRSAARQASPSPGWRSSRIGGSGPARGQPPLSRRPARQAAPPTARGPPRTRDSGYRQDPTLGEEEGILESSPLPPLEETARGPRGLKGEKGEPAVLEPGMLVEGPPGPEGPAGLTGPRGIQGNPGPVGDPGERGPPGRAGLPGSDGAPGPPGTSLMLPFRFGSGGGDKGPVVAAQEAQAQAILQQARLALRGPPGPMGYTGRPGPLGQPGSPGLKGESGDLGPQGPRGPQGLTGPPGKAGRRGRAGADGARGMPGEPGVKGDRGFDGLPGLPGEKGHRGDTGAQGLPGPPGEDGERGDDGEIGPRGLPGESGPRGLLGPKGPPGIPGPPGVRGMDGPHGPKGSLGPQGEPGPPGQQGTPGTQGLPGPQGAIGPHGEKGPQGKPGLPGMPGSDGPPGHPGKEGPPGTKGNQGPSGPQGPLGYPGPRGVKGVDGIRGLKGHKGEKGEDGFPGFKGDMGVKGDRGEVGVPGSRGEDGPEGPKGRTGPTGDPGPPGLMGEKGKLGVPGLPGYPGRQGPKGSLGFPGFPGASGEKGARGLSGKSGPRGERGPTGPRGQRGPRGATGKSGAKGTSGGDGPHGPPGERGLPGPQGPNGFPGPKGPPGPSGKDGLPGHPGQRGEVGFQGKTGPPGPPGVVGPQGAAGETGPMGERGHPGPPGPPGEQGLTGTAGKEGTKGDPGPPGAPGKDGPAGLRGFPGERGLPGTAGGPGLKGNEGPAGPPGPAGSPGERGAAGFGGPIGPPGRPGPQGPPGAAGEKGVPGEKGPIGPTGRDGVQGPVGLPGPAGPPGVAGEDGDKGEVGDPGQKGSKGNKGEHGPPGPPGPLGPVGQPGAAGADGEPGARGPQGHFGAKGDEGTRGFNGPPGPIGLQGLPGPSGEKGETGDVGPMGPPGPPGPRGPAGPNGADGPQGPPGGVGNLGPPGEKGEPGESGSPGVQGEPGVKGPRGERGEKGESGQPGEAGPPGPKGPTGDDGPKGNPGPVGFPGDPGPPGEAGPRGQDGAKGDRGEDGEPGQPGSPGPTGENGPPGPLGKRGPAGTPGPEGRQGEKGAKGDPGAVGAPGKTGPVGPAGPAGKPGPDGLRGLPGSVGQQGRPGATGQAGPPGPVGPPGLPGLRGDAGAKGEKGHPGLIGLIGPPGEQGEKGDRGLPGPQGSTGQKGETGIPGASGPIGPGGPPGLPGPAGPKGAKGATGPAGPKGEKGVQGPPGHPGPPGEVIQPLPIQMPKKTRRSVDGSRLMQEDEAMLTEGAPGSPGGLEEIFGSLDSLREEIEQMRRPTGTQDSPARTCQDLKLCHPELPDGEYWVDPNQGCARDAFRVFCNFTAGGETCVTPRDDVTQFSYVDSEGSPVGVVQLTFLRLLSVSAHQNVSYPCSGVAHDGPLRLRGANEDELSPETSPYVKEFRDGCQTQQGRTVLEVRTPVLEQLPVLDASFSDLGAPRRRGGVLLGPVCFMG; this is encoded by the exons ATGGCTGAGATGACTGCCTCTCATTTTGGATCTGAGTGGGTAGAG ctctgctctcctgatcgctctggcccctgccctgccccgtgCTTCTGTGAAAGTTTTGCTGGAACTTTGAGATTTTTCCAATCTGGAGCCGATGGTGTGAGAA GTACACCCCCTGTGGATGTACTCCGGGCCCTGAGgttcccctccctccctgatgGTGTCCGGAGGGCAAGAGGCATCTGTCCAGCTGATGTGGCCTACCGAGTGTCCCGACCTGCCCAGCTCAGCGCACCCACCCGCCAGCTCTTCCCAG GAGGTTTTCCCAAAGATTTCTCTCTGCTGACTGTTGTCCGGACCCGCCCTGGCCTCCAGGCTCCCCTCCTGACTCTCTACAGTGCTCAGGGTGTCCAACAGCTGGGCCTGGAGCTTGGCCGACCTGTCCGCTTCCTGTATGAGGACCAGACCGGACGGCCTCAACCCCCGGCTCAGCCGGTCTTCCGGGGCGTCAGCCTAGCAGATGGCAA GTGGCACCGTGTGGCTGTGGCTGTGAAAGGCCAGTCTGTCACCCTCATAGTTGACTGCAAGAAGCGTGTTACCCGGCCTCTCCCCCGAAGTGCTCATCCAGTGTTGGACACCCATGGAGTGATAATCTTTGGTGCCCGTATTCTGGATGAAGAAGTCTTTGAG GGTGATGTCCAGGAGCTTGTCATTGTTCCGGGGGTACAAGCTGCCTATGAATCCTGTGAACAGAAGGAGCTGGAGTGTGAGGGGGGTTGGAAGGAGAGGCCTCAGAAACAGCAGTCTCACAGAACCCAGAGGTCTCCAAAGCAGCAACCGCCAAGACTTCATAGGCCACAAAACCAGGAACCCCAGCAACAG CGGCCTCCGAGCCCCAGACACAGGGCATCCCCTTCCCCCAGGGGGCGTCGGACCCCTCCCCGAAAGCCTACCCCACCTGCCAAGAGGTCAGCGGCCCGGCAGGCATCCCCCTCACCAGGCTGGAGGTCCTCTCGAATTGGAGGTTCCGGCCcagcacggggccagcctcccctctcccGACGCCCAGCTCGGCAGGCAGCTCCCCCCACTGCCCGGGGCCCCCCCAGGACCAGAGACAGCGGTTACCGGCAG GACCCCACCCTGGGTGAAGAGGAAGGAATCTTGGAGTCAAGCCCGTTGCCACCCCTTGAGGAG ACTGCTCGTGGACCCCGGGGACTGAAGGGAGAAAAGGGGGAGCCTGCAGTGCTGGAACCT GGTATGCTAGTTGAGGGGCCCCCTGGCCCAGAAGGCCCTGCG GGATTGACTGGTCCCCGTGGCATCCAGGGCAACCCAGGCCCAGTTGGAGACCCTGGCGAGCGG GGCCCTCCCGGCCGAGCAGGGCTCCCTGGATCGGATGGGGCCCCTGGCCCTCCTGGCACATCCCTCATGCTCCCG TTCCGGTTTGGCAGTGGCGGGGGTGACAAGGGCCCTGTGGTGGCGGCCCAGGAGGCTCAGGCCCAGGCGATTCTGCAGCAGGCACGG CTGGCGCTCCGTGGACCCCCTGGCCCCATGGGATACACAGGCCGCCCAGGGCCCTTG GGACAACCTGGGAGCCCTGGTCTGAAAGGAGAATCTGGAGACCTAGGACCTCAG GGCCCCAGAGGACCTCAGGGCCTCACAGGGCCTCCCGGCAAGGCTGGGCGAAGG GGCCGAGCGGGTGCCGATGGAGCCCGAGGGATGCCTGGAGAACCTGGAGTGAAG GGTGACCGAGGTTTTGATGGACTCCCAGGGCTCCCTGGGGAGAAGGGACACAGG GGTGATACTGGTGCCCAGGGTCTTCCTGGGCCCCCTGGTGAGGATGGAGAGCGG ggagacGATGGGGAGATTGGGCCTCGGGGGCTGCCTGGCGAGTCG GGACCTCGAGGTCTTCTTGGCCCCAAAGGCCCACCTGGTATTCCTGGACCCCCG GGAGTCCGAGGCATGGATGGCCCCCACGGTCCCAAAGGGAGCTTG GGACCCCAGGGAGAGCCAGGACCTCCTGGACAACAGGGCACTCCTGGGACCCAG GGTCTGCCTGGGCCCCAGGGTGCCATTGGCCCTCATGGAGAGAAG GGTCCTCAAGGGAAACCAGGGCTCCCTGGCATGCCTGGCTCAGATGGTCCCCCG GGTCACCCCGGGAAGGAAGGTCCCCCTGGAACCAAAGGAAACCAG ggTCCATCTGGACCTCAGGGTCCTCTAGGATACCCGGGACCTCGAGGTGTCAAG GGTGTGGATGGAATTCGGGGTCTGAAGGGTCATAAGGGTGAAAAG GGTGAGGACGGCTTTCCTGGGTTCAAAGGTGACATGGGCGTGAAAGGCGACAGG GGCGAGGTTGGAGTCCCTGGTTCCAGGGGAGAGGATGGTCCCGAGGGGCCGAAGGGACGCACTGGACCCACTGGAGACCCTGGGCCCCCCGGGCTCATGGGCGAGAAG GGCAAGCTGGGCGTTCCTGGTCTGCCTGGCTACCCCGGACGCCAGGGTCCCAAG GGGTCCCTGGGATTTCCTGGTTTTCCTGGAGCCAGCGGAGAGAAGGGAGCCCGG ggCCTGTCGGGGAAATCAGGGCCTCGGGGAGAGCGGGGCCCCACG GGTCCACGGGGTCAGCGGGGACCCCGAGGCGCCACTGGGAAGTCTGGAGCTAAG GGAACATCAGGTGGTGATGGCCCCCATGGGCCCCCTGGAGAGAGG ggtctccctgggcctcagggtccCAATGGATTTCCTGGCCCCAAAGGACCTCCG GGTCCCTCTGGGAAGGATGGGCTGCCAGGACACCCAGGCCAGAGAGGAGAAGTG ggTTTCCAAGGGAAGACTGGTCCCCCTGGCCCCCCAGGGGTGGTGGGGCCTCAG ggagcagcaggagaAACCGGGCCCATGGGGGAGAGAGGTCACCCAGGCCCCCCAGGGCCCCCTGGAGAGCAGGGACTGACTGGAACAGctggaaaagaaggaacaaag ggTGATCCCGGTCCCCCTGGGGCCCCAGGGAAGGATGGTCCCGCAGGTCTGAGGGGCTTCCCAGGAGAGAGAGGCCTCCCAGGCACTGCT GGTGGACCTGGTTTGAAGGGAAATGAAGGTCCGGCTGGTCCTCCTGGCCCTGCA GGCTCCCCTGGGGAGCGAGGTGCAGCTGGATTTGGGGGACCCATTGGACCCCCAGGGCGCCCAGGACCGCAGGGTCCTCCTGGAGCAGCAGGAGAGAAAGGTGTCCCG GGTGAGAAGGGCCCCATTGGTCCCACTGGCCGTGATGGGGTGCAGGGTCCTGTGGGGCTTCCTGGTCCTGCTGGGCCCCCAGGTGtggcaggagaagatggagacAAG GGTGAAGTGGGAGACCCTGGACAGAAGGGCAGTAAAGGGAACAAGGGTGAACAC GGCCCTCCTGGACCCCCTGGACCCCTTGGTCCTGTGGGGCAGCCTGGAGCAGCG GGAGCTGATGGGGAACCTGGAGCTCGGGGACCCCAGGGACACTTTGGAGCCAAAGGCGATGAAGGAACCAGAGGATTCAATGGGCCCCCAGGCCCCATTGGCCTACAG GGTTTGCCAGGTCCTtcgggggagaagggagaaacagGAGATGTGGGCCCTATG GGACCACCTGGCCCCCCAGGACCTCGAGGCCCAGCTGGACCCAATGGAGCTGAT GGTCCACAAGGTCCCCCAGGAGGTGTTGGGAACCTGGGTCCCCCTGGAGAGAAG GGAGAGCCAGGAGAGTCAGGATCTCCAGGGGTCCAGGGCGAGCCAGGTGTCAAG GGTCCACGTGGGGAGcgtggggagaaaggagagtccgGGCAGCCAGGAGAGGCCGGACCACCAGGGCCTAAAGGCCCCACGGGCGATGACGGCCCCAAAGGGAACCCT GGTCCTGTTGGTTTTCCTGGTGACCCTGGCCCTCCTGGAGAAGCTGGCCCTCGG GGCCAGGATGGTGCAAAGGGTGACCGCGGAGAGGACGGCGAGCCAGGACAGCCT GGATCCCCTGGTCCCACTGGGGAGAATGGACCCCCTGGACCACTTGGAAAGCGG GGTCCTGCTGGCACACCTGGTCCTGAGGGGCGacaaggagagaagggagccaaG GGGGATCCTGGTGCTGTGGGCGCCCcagggaagactggccctgtgggTCCCGCAGGCCCAGCAGGAAAACCTGGTCCTGATGGTCTGAGGGGGCTGCCGGGTTCAGTG GGCCAGCAAGGCCGTCCTGGAGCCACAGGCCAGGCTGGGCCTCCAGGTCCTGTG GGACCCCCAGGGCTTCCTGGCCTCCGGGGTGATGCCGGAGCCAAAGGAGAGAAG GGTCACCCAGGTCTCATTGGACTGATCGGGCCCCCTGGGGAGCAAGGAGAGAAGGGTGATCGGGGACTTCCTGGCCCTCAGGGCTCCACTGGACAGAAGGGAGAGACG GGTATCCCAGGAGCATCTGGCCCCATCGGTCCTGGAGGTCCCCCTGGCCTCCCT GGACCTGCTGGCCCCAAAGGAGCTAAAGGAGCCACA GGCCCAGCTGGACCcaagggagagaagggagtgCAGGGCCCTCCAGGACACCCG GGCCCCCCAGGCGAGGTGATCCAGCCCCTGCCCATCCAGATGCCCAAGAAGACCCGGCGCTCAGTGGATGGCAGCCGCCTGATGCAGGAAGATGAGGCCATGCTGACGGAGGGGGCCCCAGGCAGTCCTGGGGGCTTGGAGGAGATCTTTGGCTCCCTGGACTCCTTGCGGGAGGAGATTGAGCAGATGAGGCGGCCGACAGGGACCCAGGACAGCCCCGCCCGCACCTGCCAGGACCTGAAGCTCTGCCACCCGGAGCTGCCCGATG GAGAATACTGGGTCGACCCCAACCAGGGCTGTGCTCGGGATGCCTTCCGGGTTTTCTGCAACTTTACAGCAGGAGGGGAAACCTGTGTGACGCCCAGGGATGATGTCACACAG TTCTCTTACGTGGACTCAGAGGGCTCCCCGGTAGGCGTGGTCCAGCTCACCTTCCTGCGGCTGCTCAGCGTCTCAGCCCACCAAAATGTCTCCTATCCATGCTCTGGGGTGGCCCACGATGGCCCCCTGAGGCTCCGGGGTGCCAATGAGGACGAGCTGAGCCCAGAGACCAGCCCCTATGTCAAGGAATTCAGAGACGGCTGTCAG ACACAGCAAGGCCGGACGGTGCTGGAGGTGCGAACCCCTGTGCTGGAGCAGCTGCCGGTGCTGGACGCCTCCTTCTCAGACCTGGGGGCCCCCCGGAGGCGGGGAGGGGTGCTGCTGGGGCCTGTCTGCTTCATGGGCTAG
- the COL11A2 gene encoding collagen alpha-2(XI) chain isoform X1 translates to MAEMTASHFGSEWVELCSPDRSGPCPAPCFCESFAGTLRFFQSGADGVRSTPPVDVLRALRFPSLPDGVRRARGICPADVAYRVSRPAQLSAPTRQLFPGGFPKDFSLLTVVRTRPGLQAPLLTLYSAQGVQQLGLELGRPVRFLYEDQTGRPQPPAQPVFRGVSLADGKWHRVAVAVKGQSVTLIVDCKKRVTRPLPRSAHPVLDTHGVIIFGARILDEEVFEGDVQELVIVPGVQAAYESCEQKELECEGGWKERPQKQQSHRTQRSPKQQPPRLHRPQNQEPQQQRPPSPRHRASPSPRGRRTPPRKPTPPAKRSAARQASPSPGWRSSRIGGSGPARGQPPLSRRPARQAAPPTARGPPRTRDSGYRQDPTLGEEEGILESSPLPPLEEEQTDLQVPSTADRFLTEEYGEGGTDPPAGPYDYTYGYGDDYREETELGPALSAETAHSGATARGPRGLKGEKGEPAVLEPGMLVEGPPGPEGPAGLTGPRGIQGNPGPVGDPGERGPPGRAGLPGSDGAPGPPGTSLMLPFRFGSGGGDKGPVVAAQEAQAQAILQQARLALRGPPGPMGYTGRPGPLGQPGSPGLKGESGDLGPQGPRGPQGLTGPPGKAGRRGRAGADGARGMPGEPGVKGDRGFDGLPGLPGEKGHRGDTGAQGLPGPPGEDGERGDDGEIGPRGLPGESGPRGLLGPKGPPGIPGPPGVRGMDGPHGPKGSLGPQGEPGPPGQQGTPGTQGLPGPQGAIGPHGEKGPQGKPGLPGMPGSDGPPGHPGKEGPPGTKGNQGPSGPQGPLGYPGPRGVKGVDGIRGLKGHKGEKGEDGFPGFKGDMGVKGDRGEVGVPGSRGEDGPEGPKGRTGPTGDPGPPGLMGEKGKLGVPGLPGYPGRQGPKGSLGFPGFPGASGEKGARGLSGKSGPRGERGPTGPRGQRGPRGATGKSGAKGTSGGDGPHGPPGERGLPGPQGPNGFPGPKGPPGPSGKDGLPGHPGQRGEVGFQGKTGPPGPPGVVGPQGAAGETGPMGERGHPGPPGPPGEQGLTGTAGKEGTKGDPGPPGAPGKDGPAGLRGFPGERGLPGTAGGPGLKGNEGPAGPPGPAGSPGERGAAGFGGPIGPPGRPGPQGPPGAAGEKGVPGEKGPIGPTGRDGVQGPVGLPGPAGPPGVAGEDGDKGEVGDPGQKGSKGNKGEHGPPGPPGPLGPVGQPGAAGADGEPGARGPQGHFGAKGDEGTRGFNGPPGPIGLQGLPGPSGEKGETGDVGPMGPPGPPGPRGPAGPNGADGPQGPPGGVGNLGPPGEKGEPGESGSPGVQGEPGVKGPRGERGEKGESGQPGEAGPPGPKGPTGDDGPKGNPGPVGFPGDPGPPGEAGPRGQDGAKGDRGEDGEPGQPGSPGPTGENGPPGPLGKRGPAGTPGPEGRQGEKGAKGDPGAVGAPGKTGPVGPAGPAGKPGPDGLRGLPGSVGQQGRPGATGQAGPPGPVGPPGLPGLRGDAGAKGEKGHPGLIGLIGPPGEQGEKGDRGLPGPQGSTGQKGETGIPGASGPIGPGGPPGLPGPAGPKGAKGATGPAGPKGEKGVQGPPGHPGPPGEVIQPLPIQMPKKTRRSVDGSRLMQEDEAMLTEGAPGSPGGLEEIFGSLDSLREEIEQMRRPTGTQDSPARTCQDLKLCHPELPDGEYWVDPNQGCARDAFRVFCNFTAGGETCVTPRDDVTQFSYVDSEGSPVGVVQLTFLRLLSVSAHQNVSYPCSGVAHDGPLRLRGANEDELSPETSPYVKEFRDGCQTQQGRTVLEVRTPVLEQLPVLDASFSDLGAPRRRGGVLLGPVCFMG, encoded by the exons ATGGCTGAGATGACTGCCTCTCATTTTGGATCTGAGTGGGTAGAG ctctgctctcctgatcgctctggcccctgccctgccccgtgCTTCTGTGAAAGTTTTGCTGGAACTTTGAGATTTTTCCAATCTGGAGCCGATGGTGTGAGAA GTACACCCCCTGTGGATGTACTCCGGGCCCTGAGgttcccctccctccctgatgGTGTCCGGAGGGCAAGAGGCATCTGTCCAGCTGATGTGGCCTACCGAGTGTCCCGACCTGCCCAGCTCAGCGCACCCACCCGCCAGCTCTTCCCAG GAGGTTTTCCCAAAGATTTCTCTCTGCTGACTGTTGTCCGGACCCGCCCTGGCCTCCAGGCTCCCCTCCTGACTCTCTACAGTGCTCAGGGTGTCCAACAGCTGGGCCTGGAGCTTGGCCGACCTGTCCGCTTCCTGTATGAGGACCAGACCGGACGGCCTCAACCCCCGGCTCAGCCGGTCTTCCGGGGCGTCAGCCTAGCAGATGGCAA GTGGCACCGTGTGGCTGTGGCTGTGAAAGGCCAGTCTGTCACCCTCATAGTTGACTGCAAGAAGCGTGTTACCCGGCCTCTCCCCCGAAGTGCTCATCCAGTGTTGGACACCCATGGAGTGATAATCTTTGGTGCCCGTATTCTGGATGAAGAAGTCTTTGAG GGTGATGTCCAGGAGCTTGTCATTGTTCCGGGGGTACAAGCTGCCTATGAATCCTGTGAACAGAAGGAGCTGGAGTGTGAGGGGGGTTGGAAGGAGAGGCCTCAGAAACAGCAGTCTCACAGAACCCAGAGGTCTCCAAAGCAGCAACCGCCAAGACTTCATAGGCCACAAAACCAGGAACCCCAGCAACAG CGGCCTCCGAGCCCCAGACACAGGGCATCCCCTTCCCCCAGGGGGCGTCGGACCCCTCCCCGAAAGCCTACCCCACCTGCCAAGAGGTCAGCGGCCCGGCAGGCATCCCCCTCACCAGGCTGGAGGTCCTCTCGAATTGGAGGTTCCGGCCcagcacggggccagcctcccctctcccGACGCCCAGCTCGGCAGGCAGCTCCCCCCACTGCCCGGGGCCCCCCCAGGACCAGAGACAGCGGTTACCGGCAG GACCCCACCCTGGGTGAAGAGGAAGGAATCTTGGAGTCAAGCCCGTTGCCACCCCTTGAGGAG GAGCAGACAGATCTCCAGGTCCCCTCCACAGCCGACAGGTTCCTGACAGAGGAATATGGGGAGGGTGGCACAGACCCCCCAGCAGGGCCCTACGATTACACCTATGGCTATGGGGACGATTATCGTGAGGAGACGGAGCTTGGCCCTGCCCTCTCTGCGGAGACAGCCCACTCAGGAGCC ACTGCTCGTGGACCCCGGGGACTGAAGGGAGAAAAGGGGGAGCCTGCAGTGCTGGAACCT GGTATGCTAGTTGAGGGGCCCCCTGGCCCAGAAGGCCCTGCG GGATTGACTGGTCCCCGTGGCATCCAGGGCAACCCAGGCCCAGTTGGAGACCCTGGCGAGCGG GGCCCTCCCGGCCGAGCAGGGCTCCCTGGATCGGATGGGGCCCCTGGCCCTCCTGGCACATCCCTCATGCTCCCG TTCCGGTTTGGCAGTGGCGGGGGTGACAAGGGCCCTGTGGTGGCGGCCCAGGAGGCTCAGGCCCAGGCGATTCTGCAGCAGGCACGG CTGGCGCTCCGTGGACCCCCTGGCCCCATGGGATACACAGGCCGCCCAGGGCCCTTG GGACAACCTGGGAGCCCTGGTCTGAAAGGAGAATCTGGAGACCTAGGACCTCAG GGCCCCAGAGGACCTCAGGGCCTCACAGGGCCTCCCGGCAAGGCTGGGCGAAGG GGCCGAGCGGGTGCCGATGGAGCCCGAGGGATGCCTGGAGAACCTGGAGTGAAG GGTGACCGAGGTTTTGATGGACTCCCAGGGCTCCCTGGGGAGAAGGGACACAGG GGTGATACTGGTGCCCAGGGTCTTCCTGGGCCCCCTGGTGAGGATGGAGAGCGG ggagacGATGGGGAGATTGGGCCTCGGGGGCTGCCTGGCGAGTCG GGACCTCGAGGTCTTCTTGGCCCCAAAGGCCCACCTGGTATTCCTGGACCCCCG GGAGTCCGAGGCATGGATGGCCCCCACGGTCCCAAAGGGAGCTTG GGACCCCAGGGAGAGCCAGGACCTCCTGGACAACAGGGCACTCCTGGGACCCAG GGTCTGCCTGGGCCCCAGGGTGCCATTGGCCCTCATGGAGAGAAG GGTCCTCAAGGGAAACCAGGGCTCCCTGGCATGCCTGGCTCAGATGGTCCCCCG GGTCACCCCGGGAAGGAAGGTCCCCCTGGAACCAAAGGAAACCAG ggTCCATCTGGACCTCAGGGTCCTCTAGGATACCCGGGACCTCGAGGTGTCAAG GGTGTGGATGGAATTCGGGGTCTGAAGGGTCATAAGGGTGAAAAG GGTGAGGACGGCTTTCCTGGGTTCAAAGGTGACATGGGCGTGAAAGGCGACAGG GGCGAGGTTGGAGTCCCTGGTTCCAGGGGAGAGGATGGTCCCGAGGGGCCGAAGGGACGCACTGGACCCACTGGAGACCCTGGGCCCCCCGGGCTCATGGGCGAGAAG GGCAAGCTGGGCGTTCCTGGTCTGCCTGGCTACCCCGGACGCCAGGGTCCCAAG GGGTCCCTGGGATTTCCTGGTTTTCCTGGAGCCAGCGGAGAGAAGGGAGCCCGG ggCCTGTCGGGGAAATCAGGGCCTCGGGGAGAGCGGGGCCCCACG GGTCCACGGGGTCAGCGGGGACCCCGAGGCGCCACTGGGAAGTCTGGAGCTAAG GGAACATCAGGTGGTGATGGCCCCCATGGGCCCCCTGGAGAGAGG ggtctccctgggcctcagggtccCAATGGATTTCCTGGCCCCAAAGGACCTCCG GGTCCCTCTGGGAAGGATGGGCTGCCAGGACACCCAGGCCAGAGAGGAGAAGTG ggTTTCCAAGGGAAGACTGGTCCCCCTGGCCCCCCAGGGGTGGTGGGGCCTCAG ggagcagcaggagaAACCGGGCCCATGGGGGAGAGAGGTCACCCAGGCCCCCCAGGGCCCCCTGGAGAGCAGGGACTGACTGGAACAGctggaaaagaaggaacaaag ggTGATCCCGGTCCCCCTGGGGCCCCAGGGAAGGATGGTCCCGCAGGTCTGAGGGGCTTCCCAGGAGAGAGAGGCCTCCCAGGCACTGCT GGTGGACCTGGTTTGAAGGGAAATGAAGGTCCGGCTGGTCCTCCTGGCCCTGCA GGCTCCCCTGGGGAGCGAGGTGCAGCTGGATTTGGGGGACCCATTGGACCCCCAGGGCGCCCAGGACCGCAGGGTCCTCCTGGAGCAGCAGGAGAGAAAGGTGTCCCG GGTGAGAAGGGCCCCATTGGTCCCACTGGCCGTGATGGGGTGCAGGGTCCTGTGGGGCTTCCTGGTCCTGCTGGGCCCCCAGGTGtggcaggagaagatggagacAAG GGTGAAGTGGGAGACCCTGGACAGAAGGGCAGTAAAGGGAACAAGGGTGAACAC GGCCCTCCTGGACCCCCTGGACCCCTTGGTCCTGTGGGGCAGCCTGGAGCAGCG GGAGCTGATGGGGAACCTGGAGCTCGGGGACCCCAGGGACACTTTGGAGCCAAAGGCGATGAAGGAACCAGAGGATTCAATGGGCCCCCAGGCCCCATTGGCCTACAG GGTTTGCCAGGTCCTtcgggggagaagggagaaacagGAGATGTGGGCCCTATG GGACCACCTGGCCCCCCAGGACCTCGAGGCCCAGCTGGACCCAATGGAGCTGAT GGTCCACAAGGTCCCCCAGGAGGTGTTGGGAACCTGGGTCCCCCTGGAGAGAAG GGAGAGCCAGGAGAGTCAGGATCTCCAGGGGTCCAGGGCGAGCCAGGTGTCAAG GGTCCACGTGGGGAGcgtggggagaaaggagagtccgGGCAGCCAGGAGAGGCCGGACCACCAGGGCCTAAAGGCCCCACGGGCGATGACGGCCCCAAAGGGAACCCT GGTCCTGTTGGTTTTCCTGGTGACCCTGGCCCTCCTGGAGAAGCTGGCCCTCGG GGCCAGGATGGTGCAAAGGGTGACCGCGGAGAGGACGGCGAGCCAGGACAGCCT GGATCCCCTGGTCCCACTGGGGAGAATGGACCCCCTGGACCACTTGGAAAGCGG GGTCCTGCTGGCACACCTGGTCCTGAGGGGCGacaaggagagaagggagccaaG GGGGATCCTGGTGCTGTGGGCGCCCcagggaagactggccctgtgggTCCCGCAGGCCCAGCAGGAAAACCTGGTCCTGATGGTCTGAGGGGGCTGCCGGGTTCAGTG GGCCAGCAAGGCCGTCCTGGAGCCACAGGCCAGGCTGGGCCTCCAGGTCCTGTG GGACCCCCAGGGCTTCCTGGCCTCCGGGGTGATGCCGGAGCCAAAGGAGAGAAG GGTCACCCAGGTCTCATTGGACTGATCGGGCCCCCTGGGGAGCAAGGAGAGAAGGGTGATCGGGGACTTCCTGGCCCTCAGGGCTCCACTGGACAGAAGGGAGAGACG GGTATCCCAGGAGCATCTGGCCCCATCGGTCCTGGAGGTCCCCCTGGCCTCCCT GGACCTGCTGGCCCCAAAGGAGCTAAAGGAGCCACA GGCCCAGCTGGACCcaagggagagaagggagtgCAGGGCCCTCCAGGACACCCG GGCCCCCCAGGCGAGGTGATCCAGCCCCTGCCCATCCAGATGCCCAAGAAGACCCGGCGCTCAGTGGATGGCAGCCGCCTGATGCAGGAAGATGAGGCCATGCTGACGGAGGGGGCCCCAGGCAGTCCTGGGGGCTTGGAGGAGATCTTTGGCTCCCTGGACTCCTTGCGGGAGGAGATTGAGCAGATGAGGCGGCCGACAGGGACCCAGGACAGCCCCGCCCGCACCTGCCAGGACCTGAAGCTCTGCCACCCGGAGCTGCCCGATG GAGAATACTGGGTCGACCCCAACCAGGGCTGTGCTCGGGATGCCTTCCGGGTTTTCTGCAACTTTACAGCAGGAGGGGAAACCTGTGTGACGCCCAGGGATGATGTCACACAG TTCTCTTACGTGGACTCAGAGGGCTCCCCGGTAGGCGTGGTCCAGCTCACCTTCCTGCGGCTGCTCAGCGTCTCAGCCCACCAAAATGTCTCCTATCCATGCTCTGGGGTGGCCCACGATGGCCCCCTGAGGCTCCGGGGTGCCAATGAGGACGAGCTGAGCCCAGAGACCAGCCCCTATGTCAAGGAATTCAGAGACGGCTGTCAG ACACAGCAAGGCCGGACGGTGCTGGAGGTGCGAACCCCTGTGCTGGAGCAGCTGCCGGTGCTGGACGCCTCCTTCTCAGACCTGGGGGCCCCCCGGAGGCGGGGAGGGGTGCTGCTGGGGCCTGTCTGCTTCATGGGCTAG